Proteins encoded together in one Lathyrus oleraceus cultivar Zhongwan6 chromosome 5, CAAS_Psat_ZW6_1.0, whole genome shotgun sequence window:
- the LOC127086074 gene encoding choline/ethanolaminephosphotransferase 1 — translation MYIGPHGVTALHRHKYSGVDHSYVAKYVLQPFWCWFVNLFPLWMPPNLITLTGFMFLLISVLLGYVYSPQLDSAPPRWVHVAHGILLFLYQTFDAVDGKQARRTNSSSPLGELFDHGCDALACALEALAFGSTAMCGRSTFWWWLISAITFFGATWEYYFINTLILPVVNGPTEGLMLIYLAHFFTAIVGAEWWAQQFGKSLPFLNWLPFIADVPTYSAALGLMVVFGVIPTVIFNVRNVHKVVKAKNRSMLLALAMLYPFVVLVGGVLVWDYLSPSDIIASYPHLVVMGTGLAFGYLVGRMILAHFCEEPKGLKTGMCLSLVYLPFAIANALASRLNDGVPLVNERLVVLGYCAFTGSLYMHFATSVIREITDALGIYCFRITRKEA, via the exons ATGTATATCGGGCCTCATGGGGTTACAGCTCTGCATCGACATAAATATAGTGGCGTAGATCATTCCTATGTGGCCAAATATGTACTACAGCCCTTTTGGTGTTGGTTTGTTAATTTGTTTCCCCTATGGATGCC ACCAAACTTG ATAACTCTGACAGGATTTATGTTCTTACTAATATCTGTGTTGCTTGGCTAT GTATACTCACCTCAATTGGACTCAGCTCCTCCAAGATGGGTTCATGTAGCACACGGGATACTTCTGTTTTTGTACCAG ACATTTGATGCTGTTGATGGGAAGCAAGCTAGACGAACCAATTCTTCAAGCCCATTGGGGGAGCTGTTTGATCATG GGTGTGATGCACTTGCTTGTGCA CTTGAAGCACTTGCTTTTGGGAGCACAGCCATGTGTGGAAGAAGTACTTTCTGGTGGTGGTTAATATCTGCAATTACATTTTTTGGAGCAACCTGGGAGTA CTATTTCATCAATACACTTATACTGCCTGTTGTAAACGGACCTACTGAGGGTCTTATGCTAATATACCTTGCTCACTTTTTCACTGCTATCGTGG GTGCTGAGTGGTGGGCTCAACAATTTGGAAAGTCTTTGCCTTTTTTGAACTGGTTGCCTTTTATTGCGG ATGTCCCAACATACAGTGCTGCTTTGGGTTTGATGGTAGTTTTTGGTGTTATCCCAACTGTCATATTCAA TGTTCGTAATGTTCATAAGGTTGTGAAGGCTAAAAATAGAAGTATGCTCCTTGCATTGGCAATG CTTTACCCATTTGTTGTCCTTGTTGGTGGAGTGCTTGTATG GGATTATTTGTCACCTTCTGACATCATAGCTAGTTATCCACATTTAGTTGTTATGGGAACAGGACTTGCTTTTGGATATCTCGTG GGAAGGATGATTTTGGCTCACTTCTGTGAAGAACCAAAGGGCTTAAAAACTGGAATGTGCCTG TCCCTCGTGTATCTCCCGTTCGCCATTGCTAATGCGCTCGCATCAAGGCTAAACGACGG GGTTCCGTTAGTTAATGAGAGACTAGTTGTTCTTGGTTACTGTGCTTTTACAG GATCACTATACATGCATTTCGCAACATCTGTCATTCGTGAAATTACAGACGCACTCGGAATATACTGCTTCAG GATAACTAGGAAAGAAGCTTGA